CTGGGCTTACGGACCTGCCCGGGCTCGACGCTCTCCACTTCTTCGATAAGCATTCGCAGGTATTCCTTAAGCTTATCGGGCGATAAGAAATACTGCTTTTGAAGGATTTTCAGCACCTGGGAGCCACTTATGGGGCTTGGATCCTCTTTACGTAGTTCATAGAGCCTGTGAAATAGCCGTCTTGTCTCATTCGAGGATCTGATCTCCTGCCTTAATCCTTCGGTAGTCACTTTGTTGCCTGTAAGCTGTTCCATAACACCTCTGAATTTTTCGAGCTCGGATAAGAAATACTTCAGGGCTTCAGGAGTGTCAGGCTTTTGGGGAAGGTCAATTACATAGGTTGGAACATACTCCCCAAGCAGTTCATACATCTTCTTCTTACTGTCACAGGTATTCTCGGCTACGATCATATCCACCATACTGAAGTGAGAACAGGATCTTATGCCTGAGCAGCCATTATTGACAATTGAGCCGAAAGAAGACTTGACAAGCGGGCAGATGTTTCTTGGCAGATACTGCTCTGCTATCGATACGGTGTCATTCTTGCCTCCGCAGAGTATTACACGGTCAGCTCCGGCTGCAAAAATGATCTCGTCAGGTACGAAGAGGCAGAAAGTGCCGACTAGTTTCTTTCCAGACCTTCTTTGATCAGCTATCTGGCTAATGCGCTCGCCATATGAGTTTTTGAGATATTCGATAGTTTTAAAGCACTGCATTGTCTCTTCAGGCTTTGTCCTTAACCAATATTAAGCCTTTTGAGGATATCCGCCAGGCTCCGGTTCCCTGAGTCCGCGCCAGAGGAAACACTGATACGGAACTTATCAATGCCTTCGACAATAGTAATGCCATGAATATAGCATGCAGAATATGTATATATGAAAGAAGCCCGCTCCTTATTCTTGCAATATGACTGCTTGGTGAACCGGGGAGAAGGAGATACGCCATAACGACTGATGTTTATAAGGAGCGGGGCATATGAAACTGCTACTATTCGATGTGGAATATTTTTGGTTTGATACTCATTGCAAGACAATTGAAAGCGTGGAGGATGTCGAGATCGAAGAGAGGATAGAGAACACTGCTGTCGTTTTCATACATGCCGAATCGGAAGACGAGGAAAGAAAGAGCAAGATCGTCAAAAGCGCAGTGGGGAACATCAAATGGTATCTCAATAAGGTGAATAAGGACAAGATCGTATTACATTCCTTTGCTCATCTGTCATCCAGCAAATCATCACCGGAGTTCGCAATGGAAGTTATCGTATCGATTGAAGAGAAACTGAGGAGCAAAGGCATAAGCGTTTATACGGTGCCTTTTGGATATCTTTACCAATTCTCTATTCATGTTAAAGGTGAATCCCTTGCAAAGGTCTTCGTTGAGATCTGAAAATGCCGGCATGCCGGACACTTCAGTTTTGCTGGCGGAAAGTGTATTTATAAATGTGAAAGAGGCGGAATTATGAAAGCAGGGTTGATCAGGTGTATGCAGACAGAGGACATATGTCCCGCAACAACGGATTTGATGGTTATGAAGGAGAAAAAGCTTGCATTCGAAGGCGTCGAGGATGAGATAGAAGTGATCGGTGTTGTCTCATGCGGCGGTTGCCCGGGAAAGAAAGCGGTCTGGAGGGCTGCTGAAATGGTCAGGCGCGGAGCTGACACGATTGTTCTTGCTTCATGTATCACGCGAGGAAATCCTATCGGTTTTGCCTGTCCGCATGCCGGACAGATGAGAACGGCAATTGAAAAGAAGATTGGCGATTCGATACGATTAATTGATTATACTCATTAGTGATCCTGTAAAAATCCTTTATTCCCGGGCTGACACCGGTATAAGTGTTTCAGGAGGGCTTCTGCTATGAGTAGTCGTAAATGGCATCTCAATGTCATGACAGTAGAAAGAGTCTCCTGGATTCTGACTGGCCCCGTACAGGGCACCACGATTGTTGGAAGGGCCCGTTACCTGAAATAAGGTGCAGCCGGAAAACGAGGATGCAGTGAGTAATGGAGAAGCCCATGGTGTGAAGATACTCACTGACTGACAGGTTTTTTCTTCCGTCTGTAAAAGGTCATTCAATTTGATCTAATTTTCTTATAATAACTAAGGATGTAGTGTTAGGGACGTTTGTTAGAAAAATTAATAATCATCTTAAGCCCTTACTTATTCTGTAAAAGAGTGTGGTGGTTATGTATCTCAAAAAAAATCTGCTGTTAATAGCTGTGCTTATCTTTCAGATTTGCATGATGTATGCAGTGAGAAATGCAAATCCGGGTCTAGTCGGGCCAGACGGGAATATAATAACGCAACATAGGAAGGAAGAGTAAATGAACCCGATGCTCATTTTCCTTGTAGCGCTGGTTTTCATACTGGTTCTTACTGCGCGGTTAAGGGTCCATCCATTTATCAGTCTGATAGCAGGGTCTGTTCTGGTGGGATTCCTTGCGGGTGAAACCGAAGCGATAATTGAAACAGTAACCGCGGGCATGAGTAACATTTTCTCACAATATGCTATTACAGTTACCTCTGGAAGCATAATAGGCGTGATACTGCATAAGAGCGGGGCGACTGCACTGATAGCCAGGGATATTACAAAGCTCTTCAAGAAACCCATACTGGCAATCGGCCTGCTCGGATTTGCCTTTGCGGTCCCCATGATGTGCCTGATACTGGCTTTCATCATATTCCTTCCAGTTGCTAAAGACATGAGTACTAGGTATGGGTTTCCAAAGGGGCTTACTGAAGTTGTTCTTGCGCTTGCGACAATGGCATCTTTCGGTCTCCTGTACCCTTCACCAGGTATCTACGCCTTTGTAAATCAAATGGGGCCTGCGGAGGTAGGGGTAATCAAGGTATTAATGATAGGATCTGTTATCGCCATTGTAGCAATGTTAGCAGGTTACCTGTATGCTGCAAAATATTATGGGTTCAGTATAAGCACCGATCATATACAAAACGCTGTCAACGGGTATACGACGGATGAGAAAGAGATAGCAGTATTCAGGACTGCCTCTTACACACCTATTGTCGTTCCTGTCGTGCTCATTGTCGCACGCCTGTTTACAAACGTCCCGATCATCGAGTTCGTTGGCCATGAAAGCATGGCCCTTCTGGCAGGCGCCATACTTGCAATGGTACTTTTTACCCGGAGCCATACATCTCCTGATATAAGGGCATGGGTGGAAAAGGGAATACGCAGGGCAGGATTAGTACTGCTGGATATCTGTGGGGGAGGTGCGCTTGGGGCTGCTTTAGCACTTGCAGGTGTAGGCGAGGCACTCGGGGACACACTCTTAGAATCAAGCATACCCGCATTGCTTATACCATTCCTTATTGCTGCAGCTGTGCAGACTGTCCAGGGTTCAAGAATGGTGACGCTGTTCATCGCATCCGCGCTCGTGATACCTATTATGCCGGAACTGGCCTTGCCTGCCGAGATCGTTCTGTTCTCAATGGCTTCGGGAACATTCCTTATATCCCATTTCAACGACCCGTACTTCTGGATATTGGCCGATTTTGCAGAGATGGAGACTCCCGAAGTGCTGAAGACATATACTATCGGCGGAGCGATCATGGGTGTGTCCAGCCTCCTTCTCACAGGTGCGATCTATATGGTATTTTACTGAACGGGCCAATTCCCGTTCAGACAATACCATCCCGCCGCCCTGTCAAGGCGTGTCCGGGACTTTACTTCGGTTAACCAAGTAGTACCAACATCGGAAAGGTAAATAGATGATGGCCCCGCGGAGATCCAGAACCCAGATCCTGTTTCTGGAGCACGGTTCGAGGCATCTCGCTGCGCACGATACCGCAAAAGGGATGAACTGGTAACAATGAAAATGTATAAAACAAGAGTGGGCCCGCGGAGATTCGAACTCCGGACCTCCGCCGTGTGAAGGCGACGTCATGACCAGCTAGACCACGAGCCCATGGACAAGAGGTGTAAATGGATATGCAAGGCTATATAATTATCGCATCGAAAGTGATGCAGAGTTCAGTTGGACCTTGTCCTTACAAGGGCATAGGTGATGAGCGATATAAGCACTGCGCCGCTGATCACTGACATAAGGGCTATTTCCTGAGGCAGGTAACTGTAGGCCAGTATCGCTATCAGCGTTCCGGCCACGAATGCAACCGGTATCAGCACAGAGTTTTTTACAAGCTCTTTTTGGTCTATGTCGAACGTGGTCATGATATATCCAGTCCATTGTTATTAACATCTATTATATATTTAAGGATATATTGATACCCGGGTATTTAAGCCTATCTAATGTTCCTGTGTAAAAACAACTGGCTCAGGTAGTATCCCGAAAGGCGGTATCCTGAAGTCTGATGTATTGGTATCTGGTCACCGGCTTATATGCCTGCGGCAATATACGCCAGCACCAAGTAACGTGCGAACTTCCCGATAAAAACATAAATGGAGAATATCCTGAAATTAAGCTTTAGGAGCCCTCCTGATGCTGTAATGGCATCGCCTATGAGAGGCACCCAGGTAAACAGCAGGGCATACGAGCCATATCTCGTAAACCATCTGTCTGCCTTCTCGAGATCCTTCCTTGAAATGGACAGGTATTTCTCTATGACCCCTGTTCGTCCTTTAAGGCCTATGTAATACGTTGTGCAGGCTCCCAAGTAATTTCCTGTCGTTGCTACGAGGACCACTACGGGAAGATCATAACCGGACCTTATAAGCAGTATCACAAGAGCTTCTGAACCTATGGGAAGAACAGTTGATGCCAGGAAACTTGTGATAAAGAGGCTCATGTATGCATAGGCGGATACGGGGATCATGAGCTGCTCAAACATAAAACCCTCCATTGTCCTGCCCGTTTAAGAACCTATGCCCGCAGCAGGCCAGGTCCGATGTTTTTGTACTGAATTATCAGAAAGAACATTTGATTTCCTGCCCTGAATTTAATTATTTCGGCAAAGGAAAATTTATTATATATAATGCATCGCTATAATACTACATTCAAGGCCCGAGGGCAGAAACAACCGGTACGCAGCATGAGCGATAAAAACAGATCGAAAATACTCGTTGTCGACGACGACGTCCTTAACGTCAGGTTAATCGAAGCCCAACTTATGGCTGATTACGAAGTGAAGGCTGCCTACAGCGGGGAAGAGGCCCTTGATATCATTGACTCTGAAAGACCCGACCTTGTAATTCTTGATGTCATGATGCCGGGCATGAGCGGCTATGAAGTATGCAGCAGGATGAGGTCCTCAAAGGAAACCTGCTTCATTCCGGTCATAATGGTCACATCTCTCTCTTCCAGGGATGACCGGCTGGAGGGTATCAAGGCCGGTGCCGACGAGTTCCTCACAAAGCCTGTTGACAGGTTTGAAGTCCTGACACGTGTAAGGACCCTGTTAAAGAACAAACTGCTCTACGATGAACTGGCTGCAGAGAGCCGGAAAACAAAGCAGTATCTCGATATTGCAGGCAGCATGATCGTTGCCATAGATGCGGGCCACAAAGTCACCCTTTCCAACTCAAGATGCAATGAAGTGCTTGGTTATGCTGAAGGGGAACTTATCGGATCAGACTGGCTGGAACGTGTCATTCCTCCCGAAGAGCGGGTTCTTACCGAGTCCCTGTTTGCGAGGGCGGGGACGGACGTTCCGGGTAATCCTGAAAGTTTCGAGGGCCATGTTGTTACCAGGACCGGGCAAAAAAGGCTGATATGCTGGCGTAACTCCTTTATCATTGATAGCTCGGGTATGATCGCAACCATCCTCTGTTCCGGTACGGATGTCACCGATCAGAGGAGCGCAGAACAAAAGATAAAGACTTCAGAGGAGAAGTTCAGGGCCCTTTTCGAGAATTCCGTAGATCCTATAATGATACTTGATATGAACTGCACTATCCTGGAGGTGAACCCTTCTCTGTGCGATCTGCTCCTGTACAGCAAGGAAGAGCTTTTGCATTTCTCGAAATCCCATCTGGTCCCGCCTGAGCATTTGCACAAGTGCAAGGAAGACTTTGCAGCTGTCATAGAAAAAGGGCATGTAGTGTTTGAGACCGAATGCCTCAGGAAAGACGGTTGCCGGGTTCCGGTGGAGATGAGTGTCAAGCTGATTGAATATGATGGAAGGCCTGCAATTCTAAGCAGCGGGCGTGATATTACTGAAAGAAGGAGGGCTGAGCAGACCCTTCGGGAAAGCGAGGAAAAGTTCCGCCTGCTTGCAGAGAATGCCAGTGATGTCATCTGGACCATGGACAGGGAGGGCAGGTTCCTGTATGTCAGCCCGTCTGTCCTTAAACTGAGGGGCTATACGCCTGAAAAAGTGATGGGCCAGAGTCTCGTTGAGATCTTCCCTCAGGACAGCATTTCCAGGATCAGGCTTGCAATAGATGCTTTTTTTGAGGATTTCCGGAAAACCGGCAAGAACAACCGTACGGAGGTCCTGGAGGTGGAACAATTCCACAAGGATGGTCACCGGATCTGGACAGAGTCAATTGCACGTCCTGTGTTCGACGAAAAAGGCCAGTTCAGGTTCTTCCTGGGCGTGAGCCGTGATATAAGCGAACGTAAGAAAGCCCAGGAGTCTATCCGCAGATATATCGATGACCTGGCAAAGGCCAATGAGTCACTTCAGTCCCTGGACCGGATGAAGGATGAGTTCATCTCAAACCTCAGCCATGAACTGAAGACTCCCCTCATATCCATAAAAGGTTACAGTGAACTTGTGCACGATGAGGTGCTGGGCCCCCTGAACGAAAAACAAAGGAACGCCATGCAGATAGTCCTTGACAAGTACGATCACCTGAGTTTCCTGCTTGATTCCCTCATCTACATAAGTATCGTCAGGTCCGGCAAAGTAAGCTACAGGTTTGACCCCCTCCGTATAGAGGATGCATTGAAAAAGGTCATGGACTACTTCAGTTTCAAGGCGGCAGACAAGAAGATAAGGATGTTCCGCAATTTTGAAAAAGATCTTCCCCTCATCAGGGGCGACGTGGAATATATCCCTTACCTCTTCAGGTCCCTTCTTGACAATGCTATCAAGTTCAGCAGGAATGAAGGCTTTATCGATGTATCAGCTTTCAGGGACAAGGGCGACGTGCATGTCGTGATAACAGATAAGGGTATAGGCATTCCCCCTGCTGAGTTCACTAATATATTCAACCCCTTCTATCAGGTGGACAGCTCAATGACAAGAAAGTACGGGGGCAGCGGGTTGGGGCTTTACGTCAGTAAGACGATTGCTGAAGTACATGGCGGGAAGATCTGGATCGAGAGTGCAGAGGGAAGCGGTACTGCGGTACATGTATCATTTCCTTCCTACACTCCCTCGCATATAGCTGCTACCGAATCCTCTAAGTCTGATCCTCAGTAAGGGATCGCCTGCTGATAGCGTACCTCCACTGTGTATGTCAGTGTCTCCTCTCCGTCTGCCGGGACATCCACGTCAAACTCGGCGGTGAATGCGTCCACTTTCGTATAGTTGTGTGAGGAGTTGGTTATTTCCCAGTCCCCGTATATGTTCTCGACCACAGTGACATTCACATCCTCTGGCTTCTGGTTCGTGAGATTTATGCTGTAACTTCTCCGCTCTGCGGATTCACCCAGGCTCTGGAAGTCTGTCTGGGTCTTCTCCCCGGTAATATCAAAAGCATATCCTACGAACATGCGCACTTCCTGTCCTATGGCCGTGTGTCTTATCTCATCCTCTCCGACAAACTGCAGCATCCCGTCGGAATCCTCCGCATAGGTGCTGACTATACCTCCCGGAAGGGGTATCCCAAGCCCGTTGGATTCTGTGTTCTCAGTGCTCATCATAACCTTTATCCTGTCACTTATACTGCTCTCAAAAAGATACTCCCTTTCCACAGGCACGTCTCTTTCGGACAGCAGCGATATCTGTTTAGTCTCGCCGTCCTCCAGACTTGTGGTCCTGTTCAGGGTATATATGTGATATTCGAACAGCGACTCCTCATTGAATTGCTCCGGTGCCTGCTCGCTTACTGCTTGGTCGGTGGCATATTCGGGATCGGCACCTCCGGACACCCTGCGCACGTCCCCTGCGATCAGTTTGATCCTGGCGTCATTGAAGCCGGTGCCTGCCTGGTTATCTATGGTGGCCCACCCGTCAATGCTGGCCTGGCTCTCATTGTCCGTGAGCCTCACAATGTAGTTGGCCTCCCAGTTAATATCCTCTGTCAGGTAGGACATCAGCAGTGTCCTGCTTCCTGCCTCCGGGGAGTATATCTGCCAGGTGAGTGCAGGCCCTGCAAGGATATCTCCACTGGCTTCGAACTCTATTCTTGAGGGATCCATGAATGTGATGATGTTCCCGGAACTATCGATGACTATCCTGCCGTTCTCATGGCTTAGCAGTATTCCCGTATAGGAGCTGCCTGCCTCGTCTGTGACAGTGATCTCCCTGCCCAGGCTATTTTGCAACAGCCTGGTGACGGTGGCGTTATCAGTACTGAACTGCTGCTCTATAATGTAAGTTCCATTCTGCTCTGTGTCTTCAAGGATGACCGAACCCGGATCTATCCGGGAAGCAACGCCTGTTATATTGACAACGTTGATACCTTCCTGAAGGTCCACCGTTATACTTTCCCTTACGAGTGCAATGTTCTGGGAATATATTGTAAGTTCTGTGCCTTCACTGGTGTTCTGTGCTGAGGCACTGCCCATCAGGGTTAATGCCTGCATTTCCTGAGTATACAGCAACGAAGCGGCTGCAATAAAAAGAACAATAGATAATGCGTAAGTATATAATTTATTCACTCCCATGAATAAAAATAAGGTCCCCTAGTATAAAATACATGCCTTTAGATACTGAACTATGTGTCCCTGGCAGTGTCTCTCAGGCAATATTACAGAAAACGGTTTATAATTTGCTAATCTACAATCCCTGATGTTTGCCGACGAACTTATTTCCTGTCTCAGGGAGATGTATCCGGGGGGCTATTCCCATACCTGCAGGGACCCCTTCTATATGCTGGTATCCACGGTGCTTTCCCAGCGGACACGCGATGAGGTGACCATTCCGGCGACAAAGAGGCTCTTTGCAGTCTATGACACTCCCCGGAAGATGGCGGAAGCCGATGCCGAGGATATACAGGCCCTGATCAGGGATGTGGGCTTCTACAGGGTCAAAGCCCGGCGCATTGTCGAGATATCCCGCATCATACTGCAGGACTATGGGGGTGTTGTTCCCAACAGCATGGAAGAACTGCTCCGCTTGCCCGGTGTGGGGCGAAAGACTGCCAACTGCGTGCTTGGCTATGCCTACGAGCAGGATGTCATAGCAGTGGATACTCACGTGCACAGGATCTCGAACCGGCTGGGTCTGGTAAAAACCTCCGGGCCGGATGAAACGGAGAAGGAACTTGAGAAAGTGGTCCCAAAGGATGCGTGGAAAGATGTTAACGGCCTGATGGTGCTTTTCGGTCAGAGCATATGCCGTCCGACGTCTCCCAGATGCGAGGAATGCAGGCTTAAAGCCATCTGCCCACGAATATTGTAACCTGGATCGGTAGTTTCTGTCTGAAAAGCATATCCTTTTTGAAGAAGGTATTTATTATAATACTATATATTGCACGCATAACATGCCTTGTGCCGCAACTGTCATATAAAAAGTGCCGGTTCTGCACGGGTACGATAGATCCCATTTATCTATGTAGGTGAATTGATGTTCTTAATCGGAGAAGCTCTAATTGGCGAGGCACCAGAACTCGCGCACGTTGACCTCATGATCGGTAACAAGAACGGTCCTGTAGGTCAGGCATTTGCAAACGGCTTAACACAGCTGTCAGTAGGACACACCCCTCTGCTCTCAGTCATACGTCCCAACCTTCCAACAAAACCTGCGACGCTCATAGTCCCGAAGGTCACTGTTAAGAACATGGACCAGGCAGCCCAGATCTTCGGCCCTGCACAGGCCGCTGTGGCAAAGGCAGTGGCCGACGCCCTTGAGGAGGGCGTGTTCGGCGAGATGGACATCGAGGACATCGTTGTCGTTGCAAGCGTTTTCATCCACCCTGAGGCCAAGGACTACAACAGGATATACAGGTACAACTACGGGGCAACCAAGCTGGCCGTGAAGCGCGCCCTGGAAGGATTCCCGGATGCAGGCACAGTGCTCAAGGAGAAGGACAGGATGGGACACGCAATAATGGGATTCAAGGTCACAAGGCTCTGGAATCCGCCATACCTGCAGGTTGCACTGGATAACCCCAATATCGAGGCAATCCTCAGCGTCGTGAACCAGCTGCCAAAGAGCGACCACGTAATACTGGAAGCAGGCACGCCTCTCATCAAGCGCTATGGTGTCGACGTCATCTCAAGGCTCAGGGAAGTCCGCCCGGATGCGTTCATCGTTGCCGACCTCAAGACCCTGGACACCGGTAACCTCGAGGCCCGCATGGTTGCAGATGCAACCGCAGACGCCATAGTGGTCTCGGCACTGGCACCTGTGGCAACCCTCAACAAGGCTATCGAGGAAGCTCACAAGACCGGAATATATGCTGTCATGGACACCCTGAACTGCCCGGACCCTGTGGCAGTGCTCAAACAGCTCAAGGAACTGCCTGACGTTGTGGAACTGCACCGTGCCATCGACATCGAGCACACCGAGCATGCATGGGGCAACATCCAGAGCATCAAGGCCCTCTC
This DNA window, taken from Methanolobus chelungpuianus, encodes the following:
- a CDS encoding double-cubane-cluster-containing anaerobic reductase, whose product is MQCFKTIEYLKNSYGERISQIADQRRSGKKLVGTFCLFVPDEIIFAAGADRVILCGGKNDTVSIAEQYLPRNICPLVKSSFGSIVNNGCSGIRSCSHFSMVDMIVAENTCDSKKKMYELLGEYVPTYVIDLPQKPDTPEALKYFLSELEKFRGVMEQLTGNKVTTEGLRQEIRSSNETRRLFHRLYELRKEDPSPISGSQVLKILQKQYFLSPDKLKEYLRMLIEEVESVEPGQVRKPRIMVSGCPMPGGNTKVTDIIESRGGVIVAEESCTGTRSFWYLVDEDKDPMTALAERYIKIPCSCMSPNDRRIDNILELAREFRVDGVIHYTLQFCHGYNIEKQKVQKALKEAGIPMLSIETDYSDSDVEQIGLRVDAFMEMIS
- a CDS encoding threonyl-tRNA synthetase editing domain-containing protein, whose translation is MKLLLFDVEYFWFDTHCKTIESVEDVEIEERIENTAVVFIHAESEDEERKSKIVKSAVGNIKWYLNKVNKDKIVLHSFAHLSSSKSSPEFAMEVIVSIEEKLRSKGISVYTVPFGYLYQFSIHVKGESLAKVFVEI
- a CDS encoding CGGC domain-containing protein — translated: MKAGLIRCMQTEDICPATTDLMVMKEKKLAFEGVEDEIEVIGVVSCGGCPGKKAVWRAAEMVRRGADTIVLASCITRGNPIGFACPHAGQMRTAIEKKIGDSIRLIDYTH
- a CDS encoding GntP family permease, yielding MNPMLIFLVALVFILVLTARLRVHPFISLIAGSVLVGFLAGETEAIIETVTAGMSNIFSQYAITVTSGSIIGVILHKSGATALIARDITKLFKKPILAIGLLGFAFAVPMMCLILAFIIFLPVAKDMSTRYGFPKGLTEVVLALATMASFGLLYPSPGIYAFVNQMGPAEVGVIKVLMIGSVIAIVAMLAGYLYAAKYYGFSISTDHIQNAVNGYTTDEKEIAVFRTASYTPIVVPVVLIVARLFTNVPIIEFVGHESMALLAGAILAMVLFTRSHTSPDIRAWVEKGIRRAGLVLLDICGGGALGAALALAGVGEALGDTLLESSIPALLIPFLIAAAVQTVQGSRMVTLFIASALVIPIMPELALPAEIVLFSMASGTFLISHFNDPYFWILADFAEMETPEVLKTYTIGGAIMGVSSLLLTGAIYMVFY
- a CDS encoding YqaA family protein, encoding MFEQLMIPVSAYAYMSLFITSFLASTVLPIGSEALVILLIRSGYDLPVVVLVATTGNYLGACTTYYIGLKGRTGVIEKYLSISRKDLEKADRWFTRYGSYALLFTWVPLIGDAITASGGLLKLNFRIFSIYVFIGKFARYLVLAYIAAGI
- a CDS encoding PAS domain S-box protein; translation: MSDKNRSKILVVDDDVLNVRLIEAQLMADYEVKAAYSGEEALDIIDSERPDLVILDVMMPGMSGYEVCSRMRSSKETCFIPVIMVTSLSSRDDRLEGIKAGADEFLTKPVDRFEVLTRVRTLLKNKLLYDELAAESRKTKQYLDIAGSMIVAIDAGHKVTLSNSRCNEVLGYAEGELIGSDWLERVIPPEERVLTESLFARAGTDVPGNPESFEGHVVTRTGQKRLICWRNSFIIDSSGMIATILCSGTDVTDQRSAEQKIKTSEEKFRALFENSVDPIMILDMNCTILEVNPSLCDLLLYSKEELLHFSKSHLVPPEHLHKCKEDFAAVIEKGHVVFETECLRKDGCRVPVEMSVKLIEYDGRPAILSSGRDITERRRAEQTLRESEEKFRLLAENASDVIWTMDREGRFLYVSPSVLKLRGYTPEKVMGQSLVEIFPQDSISRIRLAIDAFFEDFRKTGKNNRTEVLEVEQFHKDGHRIWTESIARPVFDEKGQFRFFLGVSRDISERKKAQESIRRYIDDLAKANESLQSLDRMKDEFISNLSHELKTPLISIKGYSELVHDEVLGPLNEKQRNAMQIVLDKYDHLSFLLDSLIYISIVRSGKVSYRFDPLRIEDALKKVMDYFSFKAADKKIRMFRNFEKDLPLIRGDVEYIPYLFRSLLDNAIKFSRNEGFIDVSAFRDKGDVHVVITDKGIGIPPAEFTNIFNPFYQVDSSMTRKYGGSGLGLYVSKTIAEVHGGKIWIESAEGSGTAVHVSFPSYTPSHIAATESSKSDPQ
- a CDS encoding DUF4139 domain-containing protein; translated protein: MQALTLMGSASAQNTSEGTELTIYSQNIALVRESITVDLQEGINVVNITGVASRIDPGSVILEDTEQNGTYIIEQQFSTDNATVTRLLQNSLGREITVTDEAGSSYTGILLSHENGRIVIDSSGNIITFMDPSRIEFEASGDILAGPALTWQIYSPEAGSRTLLMSYLTEDINWEANYIVRLTDNESQASIDGWATIDNQAGTGFNDARIKLIAGDVRRVSGGADPEYATDQAVSEQAPEQFNEESLFEYHIYTLNRTTSLEDGETKQISLLSERDVPVEREYLFESSISDRIKVMMSTENTESNGLGIPLPGGIVSTYAEDSDGMLQFVGEDEIRHTAIGQEVRMFVGYAFDITGEKTQTDFQSLGESAERRSYSINLTNQKPEDVNVTVVENIYGDWEITNSSHNYTKVDAFTAEFDVDVPADGEETLTYTVEVRYQQAIPY
- the nth gene encoding endonuclease III, whose amino-acid sequence is MFADELISCLREMYPGGYSHTCRDPFYMLVSTVLSQRTRDEVTIPATKRLFAVYDTPRKMAEADAEDIQALIRDVGFYRVKARRIVEISRIILQDYGGVVPNSMEELLRLPGVGRKTANCVLGYAYEQDVIAVDTHVHRISNRLGLVKTSGPDETEKELEKVVPKDAWKDVNGLMVLFGQSICRPTSPRCEECRLKAICPRIL
- a CDS encoding bifunctional 5,6,7,8-tetrahydromethanopterin hydro-lyase/3-hexulose-6-phosphate synthase translates to MFLIGEALIGEAPELAHVDLMIGNKNGPVGQAFANGLTQLSVGHTPLLSVIRPNLPTKPATLIVPKVTVKNMDQAAQIFGPAQAAVAKAVADALEEGVFGEMDIEDIVVVASVFIHPEAKDYNRIYRYNYGATKLAVKRALEGFPDAGTVLKEKDRMGHAIMGFKVTRLWNPPYLQVALDNPNIEAILSVVNQLPKSDHVILEAGTPLIKRYGVDVISRLREVRPDAFIVADLKTLDTGNLEARMVADATADAIVVSALAPVATLNKAIEEAHKTGIYAVMDTLNCPDPVAVLKQLKELPDVVELHRAIDIEHTEHAWGNIQSIKALSPKILVAVAGGIRIDTMPDALKAGADILVVGRAITNAKDVRQVAEKFIEGLNNPEIDQFRVMTDF